The following coding sequences lie in one Kiritimatiellia bacterium genomic window:
- a CDS encoding ABC transporter ATP-binding protein, producing MISVEHLNKVYRLYHRPSDRFRELLRPRKKYHQDFYALRDISLRVRRGETLGIIGRNGSGKSTLLKIIAGILTPTGGGVFVRGRVAALLELGAGFNPLLTGMENIYFSGTIMGYTRREIDRRMDEMIAFAGVGDYLDQQVRTYSSGMFVRLAFAVAISVDPDILIVDEALAVGDMNFQAKCFRKLADFREKGKTVIFVTHALDTVIRYCDRAVVLDRGRLVAEGGPKQAVDAYKRIMAGCAFPDSGADAGPPAGADALSYGNKKALIADCGLHDESNRPARFLENGRPFTIRMRVRFLDEIAEPIFAFTIKDLKGLEITGTNTEYKKISPGMFRKGEEVEVRFEQVLNMQSGRYALSLGCVGYDAEGIVVYHRLYDAVFFEVSSLMPMVGWYDLGSSVTVNRV from the coding sequence ATGATCAGCGTTGAACATTTGAATAAGGTTTACCGGCTTTACCACCGGCCTTCCGACCGGTTCCGGGAACTGCTGCGCCCGCGCAAAAAATATCACCAGGATTTTTACGCCCTTCGGGATATTTCCCTGCGCGTCAGACGCGGTGAAACCCTGGGCATTATCGGCCGCAACGGCTCCGGCAAGTCAACGCTCCTTAAAATTATCGCCGGCATTTTAACGCCCACCGGCGGCGGTGTTTTTGTGCGGGGGCGGGTGGCGGCCTTGCTTGAGCTGGGGGCCGGCTTCAATCCCCTGCTGACCGGGATGGAAAACATTTATTTCAGCGGCACGATCATGGGCTATACCAGGCGCGAGATTGACCGGCGGATGGATGAGATGATCGCCTTTGCGGGCGTCGGCGATTATCTTGACCAGCAGGTGCGCACCTATTCAAGCGGCATGTTCGTCCGCCTGGCATTTGCCGTTGCCATCAGCGTGGATCCCGACATCCTGATTGTGGACGAGGCTCTGGCGGTCGGGGATATGAACTTTCAGGCGAAGTGCTTCCGCAAGCTGGCCGATTTCAGGGAAAAAGGCAAAACCGTTATTTTTGTGACCCATGCCCTGGACACCGTCATTCGCTATTGCGACCGGGCCGTTGTTCTTGACCGGGGGCGGCTGGTTGCGGAAGGCGGTCCGAAGCAGGCGGTGGACGCATACAAACGGATCATGGCGGGCTGCGCTTTTCCCGATTCCGGCGCGGATGCCGGGCCGCCGGCCGGCGCGGATGCGCTTTCTTACGGCAACAAGAAAGCGCTCATTGCCGATTGCGGCTTGCATGATGAATCCAACCGCCCGGCCCGTTTCCTGGAAAACGGCCGGCCGTTTACAATCCGGATGAGGGTCAGATTCCTGGATGAAATTGCCGAGCCGATTTTTGCCTTCACCATAAAAGATTTGAAGGGGCTTGAAATAACCGGCACCAACACCGAATACAAGAAAATTTCGCCGGGTATGTTCCGCAAGGGCGAAGAAGTTGAAGTGCGTTTTGAACAGGTGCTCAACATGCAGTCGGGGAGATACGCGCTCTCCCTCGGTTGCGTCGGCTATGATGCGGAGGGCATTGTTGTCTATCACCGCCTTTATGACGCCGTTTTCTTTGAGGTTTCTTCTTTAATGCCCATGGTGGGCTGGTATGATCTGGGGAGCAGTGTTACGGTCAATCGTGTTTAG
- a CDS encoding septum formation initiator family protein — protein sequence MKFWLTLYRIASVVFAAVVIIAVISAFLPKIRQNQERQRKITALDEENRRKEEEVQALRRQQELFTTDPKHVERLAREELGKTKSGETIYRFSEKKTNTHLKRRQ from the coding sequence ATGAAATTCTGGCTTACGCTTTACCGGATCGCATCGGTTGTTTTTGCGGCGGTAGTGATTATTGCCGTGATCAGCGCCTTCCTGCCTAAAATCAGGCAGAACCAGGAACGCCAGCGCAAGATCACCGCCCTTGATGAGGAAAACCGCCGCAAGGAAGAGGAAGTTCAGGCGTTGCGCAGGCAGCAGGAGCTGTTTACCACGGACCCCAAGCACGTTGAGCGGCTGGCGCGCGAGGAACTGGGTAAGACCAAATCCGGCGAAACGATCTACCGTTTCAGCGAAAAAAAGACGAATACGCACCTCAAGCGCCGGCAATAA
- the nadE gene encoding NAD(+) synthase, translated as MHAKPKHLRAALAQINVVPGQPALNTATMLKGIAAAKQKKARLIVFPELAIPGYLIGDNWERNAFLRECEECGERIRAAAKNITVVFGNVAMDWGRKNEDGRVRKYNALFVAERGKFIGPRGAPYNFVIKTLSPNYREFDESRYFYDLRKLAQELGQKPEKLISPVKACGLALACILCEDAWDADYGVSPLRIMAKHPVDIILNSSSSPFTLNKNRKRETVFSGHCARLRRPLIYVNNVGIQNNGKTVYTFDGSSCVYDSGGNCRRAGRRFEENIQVFDIPMDGTPFGRQPGGAEDDIGAIYEALCSGLQSFLKQIGIKRMVVGLSGGIDSAVAACLCRQTLPRKNLLLINMPGRFNSPVTIRLARAIAKNLGCYYVEIPIDPSVKLTVSQIDNLAIKSFANALRGRLRLNGPILENIQARDRSARILAAAAAAFGGAFTCNANKAEMTIGYTTMYGDLAGCLAPLGDLWKREVYALAKFMNKNIFKREIIPAECFDLKPSAELSPKQNVDKNQGDPLCYPYHDRLFAAWVERWQRVTPEEILAWRLAGRLEKEIGCEVKAGDIFKNNRVFIADLERWWEQYCGLGIAKRIQAPPVLAVKKRAFGFDHREAQTPPWYSARYRKLKQQLLKRRFS; from the coding sequence ATGCATGCCAAACCAAAACATCTGCGCGCGGCCCTGGCGCAAATAAATGTCGTCCCCGGCCAGCCCGCGCTTAACACCGCAACCATGCTGAAGGGTATCGCCGCGGCAAAACAAAAAAAAGCCCGGCTGATCGTCTTCCCGGAACTGGCCATTCCCGGCTACCTCATCGGCGACAACTGGGAACGGAACGCCTTTCTGCGCGAATGCGAAGAATGCGGCGAGCGGATTCGCGCGGCCGCAAAAAACATCACCGTCGTCTTCGGCAACGTCGCCATGGACTGGGGCCGAAAAAACGAGGATGGCCGAGTGCGCAAATACAACGCCCTCTTTGTCGCCGAGCGGGGAAAATTCATCGGCCCGCGCGGCGCTCCATACAATTTTGTCATAAAAACCCTCTCGCCGAATTACCGCGAGTTTGACGAAAGCCGTTATTTTTACGATTTGCGCAAGCTGGCGCAGGAGCTGGGGCAAAAACCCGAAAAACTCATTTCGCCGGTGAAGGCCTGCGGGCTCGCCCTGGCCTGCATTCTCTGCGAAGACGCCTGGGACGCGGACTATGGCGTTTCCCCTCTGCGGATCATGGCGAAACACCCCGTTGACATCATCCTTAACAGCAGCTCCTCGCCCTTCACTCTCAATAAAAACCGCAAGCGTGAAACTGTTTTTTCCGGGCACTGCGCCCGCCTCCGGCGGCCGCTTATCTACGTCAACAACGTCGGCATCCAGAACAACGGGAAGACCGTTTACACTTTTGACGGCTCTTCCTGCGTCTACGACTCCGGCGGCAATTGCCGCCGGGCCGGCAGGCGGTTTGAGGAAAACATACAGGTTTTTGACATTCCCATGGACGGCACGCCTTTCGGCAGGCAACCCGGCGGAGCCGAAGACGACATCGGCGCGATTTACGAGGCCTTATGCTCCGGACTGCAGTCATTCCTCAAGCAAATCGGGATAAAACGGATGGTCGTCGGCCTTTCCGGAGGAATAGACTCGGCGGTCGCGGCCTGTCTTTGCCGGCAGACGCTGCCGCGAAAAAACCTGCTGTTGATAAACATGCCCGGGCGCTTCAATTCCCCCGTTACCATCCGTCTGGCGCGGGCAATCGCAAAAAATCTTGGATGTTATTACGTTGAAATCCCCATAGACCCAAGCGTCAAACTGACCGTATCCCAAATTGACAATCTGGCCATAAAATCATTTGCCAACGCCTTGCGGGGACGGTTGCGCCTGAACGGGCCCATCCTGGAGAACATCCAGGCCCGCGACCGCTCCGCGAGGATTCTGGCGGCGGCCGCGGCGGCCTTCGGCGGCGCGTTCACCTGCAACGCCAACAAGGCGGAAATGACAATCGGCTACACAACCATGTACGGCGACCTGGCCGGATGTCTGGCGCCGCTCGGCGACTTATGGAAGCGCGAAGTCTACGCGCTGGCAAAATTCATGAACAAGAATATTTTCAAGCGGGAAATCATTCCGGCGGAATGTTTTGACTTAAAACCCTCGGCGGAGCTCAGCCCAAAACAGAACGTGGACAAAAACCAGGGCGACCCGCTTTGCTATCCCTATCATGACCGGCTCTTTGCCGCCTGGGTTGAGCGCTGGCAGAGGGTTACCCCGGAGGAAATCCTCGCCTGGCGCCTGGCCGGCAGGCTGGAAAAGGAAATCGGCTGCGAAGTGAAGGCCGGCGATATTTTCAAGAACAATCGCGTCTTCATCGCCGACCTGGAACGCTGGTGGGAACAATACTGCGGCCTGGGGATCGCGAAACGCATCCAGGCGCCGCCGGTCCTGGCCGTTAAAAAACGCGCCTTCGGCTTTGACCACCGCGAGGCGCAAACACCCCCCTGGTACAGCGCGCGCTACCGGAAATTAAAACAGCAATTGCTGAAACGCCGTTTTTCCTAA
- a CDS encoding Gfo/Idh/MocA family oxidoreductase, translating into MNKGTEKKLRMAFMGFRHGHIFSVYKAKRADVEIAGACEEHAETRAALKKSAQAEITHENYEKMLDELDFDILAVGDYYARRGAILIEALKRGKHVISDKPICVRLAELDEIENLARQKRLAVGCQLDQRSGGTTLAMRDLIRAGALGEIHAIACNGQHPLNYRARPGWYFEEGKHGGTINDIAIHAFNSIPWMTGLRFVRVNAARNWNARLKEAPHFKDAAQFMLTMDNGCGVLGDVSYFAPDSFGYSLPQYWRFTIWGSAGLIEANHKDGILYRNGEKEPRPILPPPGPAGFYFDSFLREIRGQSAAGDLMTAEVIESSRNTLLTQKAADENLHDVAL; encoded by the coding sequence ATGAATAAAGGAACGGAAAAAAAACTGCGTATGGCGTTTATGGGGTTTCGGCATGGACATATTTTCAGCGTGTATAAAGCCAAGCGCGCCGATGTTGAAATCGCCGGCGCATGCGAGGAGCACGCCGAAACGCGCGCGGCGTTAAAAAAATCTGCGCAGGCGGAAATTACGCATGAGAATTATGAAAAAATGCTGGACGAACTTGATTTTGATATTCTGGCCGTTGGCGATTATTATGCCCGGCGGGGGGCGATCCTTATTGAGGCCTTGAAGCGCGGCAAGCACGTCATCAGCGACAAGCCCATCTGCGTCCGCCTGGCGGAACTTGATGAAATTGAAAATCTCGCGCGGCAAAAACGGCTGGCGGTAGGCTGTCAGTTGGACCAGCGCTCCGGCGGCACCACGCTGGCGATGCGGGATTTGATCCGCGCCGGGGCGCTCGGGGAAATCCACGCAATTGCATGTAACGGCCAGCATCCGTTAAACTACCGGGCCAGGCCGGGCTGGTACTTTGAGGAGGGGAAACACGGCGGCACAATCAATGACATCGCCATTCACGCCTTCAATTCCATTCCCTGGATGACTGGTTTGCGCTTTGTCCGGGTGAATGCGGCGCGCAACTGGAACGCCCGGCTCAAGGAAGCGCCGCATTTCAAGGATGCGGCCCAGTTCATGCTGACCATGGACAACGGCTGCGGGGTCCTGGGCGATGTTTCCTATTTCGCCCCGGACAGTTTCGGTTATTCGCTTCCGCAATACTGGCGTTTTACGATCTGGGGCTCCGCGGGGCTCATTGAGGCGAATCACAAGGACGGAATTTTATACCGGAACGGCGAGAAAGAACCGCGGCCCATTCTGCCGCCGCCGGGGCCGGCCGGTTTTTATTTTGATTCGTTTTTAAGGGAAATCCGGGGGCAATCCGCCGCCGGGGATTTGATGACCGCCGAAGTGATTGAGTCTTCGCGCAATACGCTGCTGACCCAGAAGGCGGCCGACGAAAACCTTCATGACGTGGCGTTATAA
- a CDS encoding MFS transporter, whose product LLPQVKNVALFTAAACYLLACYGGGFAVMPALVADSFGPAHVGRIYGSVLTAWGAAGIVGPLVFACFREAAIYTAAGMLAAGLLLALAYKKPEAAPAGADENGGRAAPHE is encoded by the coding sequence CTTTTGCCGCAGGTCAAAAACGTCGCTTTATTCACGGCGGCCGCCTGTTACCTGCTGGCGTGTTATGGCGGCGGATTCGCCGTCATGCCGGCGCTCGTGGCCGATTCTTTCGGCCCCGCCCATGTCGGCCGGATATACGGCTCCGTCTTGACAGCCTGGGGCGCAGCGGGTATTGTCGGGCCTTTGGTCTTTGCGTGTTTCAGGGAAGCCGCCATTTACACGGCCGCCGGAATGCTGGCGGCCGGACTGTTGCTGGCGCTTGCCTATAAAAAGCCGGAGGCGGCTCCCGCTGGGGCGGATGAAAACGGTGGCCGCGCGGCCCCGCATGAATAA
- the eno gene encoding phosphopyruvate hydratase — MSEITSVHGREILDSRGNPTVEVEVHLTGGIIGRAAVPSGASTGEHEALELRDGDQKRYGGKGTLKAVKNVNGIIQDTLIGLDAIDQVRVDRTLIELDGTETKKKLGANATLGASLATAKAAAECLGIPLFRYIGGANAKVLPVPMMNIMNGGAHSDAPIDLQEFMIMPRGASSFKEALRMGAEVFHALKSILKGMNLSSAVGDEGGFAPNLKNNTEPLEVIVKAVAKAGYEPGRDVFIALDPAASEFYDGKRYVFKKSDKSSRTSEEMIAFYTQLAKKFPIISIEDGLAENDWAGWKLMTDKIGDKIQLVGDDLFVTNTKFLKKGIASGTANSILIKLNQIGTLTETLDAISMANRAGYTAVISHRSGETEDTTIADLTVAVNAGQIKTGSLCRTDRVCKYNQLLRIEEMLGKNAVYGLN; from the coding sequence ATGTCGGAAATCACCAGCGTACACGGGCGGGAAATACTGGATTCGCGCGGCAATCCCACGGTTGAGGTTGAGGTTCACTTAACGGGCGGCATTATCGGACGCGCGGCAGTGCCTTCCGGCGCTTCCACCGGCGAACACGAGGCGCTGGAACTGCGGGATGGCGATCAAAAACGCTACGGCGGCAAGGGAACACTGAAGGCCGTCAAGAACGTGAATGGGATCATTCAGGATACCCTCATCGGCCTGGACGCGATTGACCAGGTAAGAGTTGACCGCACGCTGATTGAGCTTGACGGAACTGAAACCAAAAAGAAACTGGGCGCAAACGCCACGCTGGGAGCTTCGCTGGCCACGGCCAAAGCCGCAGCCGAGTGCCTGGGAATACCGCTTTTCCGTTATATCGGCGGCGCCAACGCCAAGGTGCTGCCGGTGCCGATGATGAACATCATGAACGGCGGCGCTCATTCCGACGCCCCGATTGACCTGCAGGAATTCATGATCATGCCCAGGGGCGCCTCCTCTTTCAAGGAAGCCTTGCGCATGGGCGCCGAAGTGTTTCACGCGCTTAAATCCATCCTGAAAGGCATGAACCTCAGCTCCGCCGTGGGCGATGAAGGCGGTTTTGCGCCCAACCTGAAAAACAACACCGAACCGCTGGAAGTAATCGTAAAGGCCGTCGCAAAAGCCGGTTACGAGCCCGGCCGGGACGTTTTTATCGCCCTGGACCCGGCCGCCAGCGAGTTTTATGACGGCAAACGCTATGTCTTCAAAAAAAGCGATAAGTCTTCCAGAACATCGGAAGAAATGATCGCTTTCTACACCCAGTTGGCAAAAAAATTCCCCATCATCAGCATTGAGGACGGCCTGGCGGAAAACGACTGGGCCGGCTGGAAGCTGATGACCGACAAAATCGGCGATAAAATCCAGCTCGTCGGCGACGATCTGTTTGTCACCAACACCAAATTCCTCAAAAAAGGCATTGCGAGCGGCACGGCCAATTCCATTTTGATCAAGCTTAACCAGATCGGCACGCTGACCGAAACGTTAGACGCCATATCCATGGCCAACCGCGCCGGTTACACGGCCGTCATCAGCCACCGTTCCGGCGAAACGGAAGACACCACCATCGCCGACCTGACGGTGGCAGTCAATGCCGGCCAGATTAAAACCGGATCGCTTTGCCGCACCGACCGCGTATGCAAGTATAACCAACTGCTGCGCATAGAAGAGATGCTCGGGAAAAACGCCGTTTATGGTCTTAATTAA
- a CDS encoding TerC family protein encodes MSSQALLWSIFGVFMFAVMAFDLGVFQRKDHTIGLKAALMRWGCLVAFAFIFNMGVWFWRGSEKALEFTTGYLIELSLSVDNVFVFLLIFSYFRVPSRYQPKVLFWGVLGALIMRALFIAAGITLVQKFHFIIYIFGAFLVLAGLKMAFQKDHEIHPEKNPLIKLFRRLMPVSAGYENGRFFVRRNGRIFATSLFIVLLIVETTDIIFAVDSIPAILSITFDPFIVYTSNVFAILGLRALYFVLAGIARLFCYLNYGLSAILAFVGVKMLLSDICHIPVGAALGVIFVILLVSITVSIIRPRKDASALTPACSSKDDPQSGAPAAG; translated from the coding sequence ATGTCAAGCCAGGCCTTGTTATGGAGTATTTTCGGCGTTTTTATGTTCGCGGTCATGGCCTTTGACCTTGGCGTTTTCCAGCGCAAAGACCATACAATCGGCCTTAAAGCGGCTTTAATGCGCTGGGGCTGTCTGGTTGCCTTTGCGTTCATTTTCAACATGGGGGTCTGGTTCTGGCGCGGTTCCGAGAAGGCCCTGGAGTTTACAACCGGTTATTTGATAGAACTCTCCCTCAGCGTGGACAATGTCTTTGTCTTTCTGCTTATCTTTTCCTATTTCCGCGTGCCATCCCGTTACCAGCCCAAAGTCCTTTTCTGGGGGGTGCTGGGCGCATTGATCATGCGGGCGCTTTTTATCGCCGCCGGCATCACCCTGGTCCAGAAGTTTCATTTCATCATTTATATTTTCGGGGCGTTCCTGGTTTTGGCCGGTCTCAAGATGGCTTTTCAGAAAGACCATGAGATTCATCCGGAGAAAAACCCGTTGATCAAGCTGTTTCGCCGGCTGATGCCCGTTTCGGCCGGATATGAAAACGGCCGGTTTTTCGTAAGACGTAACGGCCGGATTTTCGCCACGTCCTTGTTTATTGTGCTGTTGATCGTGGAGACGACGGACATCATTTTCGCGGTTGACTCAATCCCCGCCATCCTTTCCATTACTTTCGATCCGTTTATCGTGTATACCTCAAACGTTTTCGCCATTCTGGGCTTGCGGGCGCTCTACTTTGTGCTGGCGGGGATCGCGCGGCTGTTTTGCTATCTCAATTACGGGCTTTCCGCGATCCTGGCTTTTGTGGGCGTGAAAATGCTGCTCTCCGATATCTGCCATATCCCGGTCGGCGCCGCCTTGGGCGTGATTTTTGTTATCCTGCTTGTTTCAATAACGGTTTCTATCATTCGTCCGCGGAAGGATGCATCAGCGCTGACCCCGGCTTGTTCTTCCAAAGATGACCCGCAGTCCGGCGCCCCCGCCGCCGGTTGA
- a CDS encoding 3D domain-containing protein, which translates to MNFYCLKCFCAAMALLLAGGCATIRPPAGARPLEKKMLITAYCKCGKCCGWERNWLGRPVYAGGPLKGKPKKVGVTASGKKAGKGTLAADLSLYPYGTIMYIPGYGYGRVEDCGSGIRGNHIELFFGSHRQALSWGRRIMKVRIWLP; encoded by the coding sequence ATGAATTTCTATTGCTTGAAATGTTTCTGCGCGGCCATGGCGCTTCTTCTGGCCGGCGGGTGCGCCACTATCCGGCCGCCGGCGGGTGCGCGGCCGCTGGAAAAAAAAATGCTGATTACCGCCTATTGCAAGTGCGGAAAATGCTGCGGATGGGAACGCAACTGGCTCGGGCGCCCGGTCTATGCCGGCGGCCCCTTGAAAGGCAAGCCGAAAAAAGTCGGCGTCACCGCCAGCGGCAAAAAGGCCGGGAAGGGCACCCTTGCCGCCGATTTATCGCTTTATCCTTACGGCACGATCATGTATATTCCCGGCTACGGCTACGGGCGCGTGGAAGATTGCGGAAGCGGCATCCGGGGCAATCATATTGAATTGTTTTTCGGCTCTCACCGGCAAGCGCTCAGCTGGGGCAGGCGGATTATGAAGGTCAGAATCTGGCTGCCGTAG